Proteins encoded by one window of Gordonia jinghuaiqii:
- a CDS encoding 3-methyladenine DNA glycosylase — protein MTVDLRTPGAVLSGPQWRARSESHRREVDDLIGPYLAARRRGAKHPVIDFLFTYYSSRPAHVLRWHPGYGVLLDDAEEFLSLTGYERRDSGVTVGHSCLRRRVDALTAAVDLLGATAARPARLGCFGLHEWAMVYRAQDTRHDVPLRLGRSGTDAVVEQMPLRCTHFDAFRFFTDPARPRNETVLDRATQIEHEQPGCLHATMDLYRYCFTLAPLIPSDLTLECFALALRARDLDMRASPYDLRDLGYHPVPIETPAGRAEYVREQARIADDGAVLRERLRENCTDLLHAARHT, from the coding sequence ATGACCGTCGATCTCCGGACACCCGGTGCGGTGCTGTCCGGCCCGCAGTGGCGGGCGCGTAGCGAGTCCCATCGCCGCGAGGTCGACGACCTCATCGGCCCCTATCTCGCGGCCCGTCGTCGCGGCGCGAAACACCCGGTGATCGATTTCCTGTTCACCTACTACTCGTCGCGCCCCGCCCATGTGCTGCGCTGGCATCCCGGCTACGGGGTGCTGCTCGACGACGCCGAGGAGTTCCTGTCCCTGACCGGATACGAACGTCGCGACTCGGGGGTCACCGTCGGGCACAGCTGTCTCCGGCGCCGCGTCGACGCCCTGACCGCGGCCGTGGATCTTCTCGGGGCGACCGCTGCCCGGCCCGCGCGCCTGGGTTGTTTCGGCCTGCACGAATGGGCCATGGTCTACCGCGCGCAGGACACCCGCCACGACGTCCCGCTGCGGCTGGGCCGATCGGGCACCGATGCGGTGGTCGAACAGATGCCGTTGCGCTGCACCCACTTCGATGCGTTCCGGTTCTTCACCGACCCCGCGCGCCCGCGAAACGAGACCGTCCTGGACCGGGCCACGCAGATCGAGCACGAGCAGCCGGGCTGCCTGCACGCCACGATGGACCTCTACCGCTACTGCTTCACCCTCGCCCCGCTCATCCCGAGCGACCTGACCCTCGAGTGTTTCGCGCTGGCATTGCGTGCCCGCGACCTCGACATGCGGGCGAGCCCGTATGACCTGCGCGACCTCGGCTACCACCCGGTGCCGATCGAGACCCCCGCCGGCCGGGCCGAGTATGTCCGGGAACAGGCACGGATCGCCGACGACGGTGCGGTGCTGCGGGAGCGGCTGCGCGAGAACTGCACCGACCTGCTCCACGCCGCCCGCCACACGTGA
- a CDS encoding hemolysin family protein yields the protein MGDLWAVVLAVVLLAGNAFFVGAEFSLISARRDRLEALAQSGKNRARTVIHAGEHLSLMLAGAQLGITICSILLGRVGEPAVAHLIEAPLHLLHVPDALLHPIAFAIALSLVVVLHILIGEMVPKNIALAGPESAAMLLVPVHLVFIRLVRPLIAFYNWTANISLRLMRVEPKDELESTVSLGELAEMLGESKQEGLIDAEEHERLTRALHSIGRTVTEVMIPLDQMRSVGVQVSGSGGIGPTLGAVEKAVTETGFSRFPVRGPDGTFTGYLHLKDVLDEILDEHVGSDTIIGIDKIRPLPVIASTTPLDEATGILRRSSSHLGAVVDDSGRTIGIVTLADLVEEFVGNVRDETHRV from the coding sequence CTGTGGGCGGTCGTGCTGGCCGTCGTCCTCCTCGCCGGCAACGCGTTCTTCGTCGGCGCCGAGTTCTCCCTGATCTCCGCGCGCCGCGACCGGCTCGAGGCGTTGGCCCAGAGCGGGAAGAATCGCGCCCGCACCGTGATCCACGCCGGCGAGCACCTGTCGCTGATGCTGGCAGGCGCCCAGCTGGGCATCACGATCTGTTCGATCCTGCTCGGCCGGGTGGGCGAGCCCGCGGTCGCCCACCTCATCGAGGCGCCGCTGCATCTTCTGCACGTGCCCGACGCACTGCTGCACCCGATCGCCTTCGCGATCGCGTTGTCGCTGGTCGTCGTCTTGCACATCCTGATCGGCGAGATGGTGCCCAAGAACATCGCGCTGGCCGGGCCGGAATCGGCGGCGATGCTGCTCGTTCCGGTGCACCTGGTGTTCATCCGCCTGGTCCGCCCCCTGATCGCCTTCTACAACTGGACGGCGAACATCTCGCTGCGCCTGATGCGCGTGGAACCCAAGGACGAGCTCGAGTCCACGGTGTCCCTGGGCGAACTCGCGGAGATGCTCGGCGAGTCCAAGCAGGAAGGTCTGATCGACGCCGAGGAGCACGAGCGCCTGACACGTGCGCTGCACTCGATCGGCCGCACGGTCACCGAGGTGATGATCCCGCTGGATCAGATGCGCAGTGTCGGCGTGCAGGTGTCCGGGTCCGGCGGCATCGGGCCGACTCTCGGCGCGGTGGAGAAGGCCGTCACCGAGACCGGTTTCTCGCGGTTCCCGGTGCGCGGACCCGACGGCACGTTCACCGGTTATCTGCATCTCAAGGACGTGCTCGACGAGATCCTCGACGAGCACGTCGGATCGGACACGATCATCGGCATCGACAAGATCCGTCCGTTGCCGGTCATCGCGTCCACCACGCCGCTCGACGAGGCCACCGGCATCCTGCGCCGCAGCAGCTCGCACCTGGGCGCCGTCGTCGACGACAGCGGCCGCACCATCGGCATCGTCACGCTGGCGGACCTGGTGGAGGAGTTCGTCGGCAACGTCCGCGACGAGACGCACCGGGTGTGA